GTCATGACTACACAAAACAGTGTATTGCCGAGCGGAAAGCGATTCGCGGCGCAGTTGTCGCATCTGGAAAGTTTCCCGACCCCGGTGCCGATGCTGTGGTGGAATTCTTCTTTCCCGCCGAACCGGAACCTGGTCAATTAGACCGCTACTATTCATCACGACGAATCTCAAATGGAAGTTACATCTGTCGGAAAACCCACCCGAAACAAGGAAAGAACCCCGGTTATAACGTCAAAGGCGAAATGATTCGTCCGGCAACCGGTATGGATGTCGAACTTATTGCCGGCGATGGAGCAGAAGTTACTCCATTGAGTTGGTCGGTTACCGCGACCCGTGATGGCGTAGTGGAGATTCATCGCAAGAATCGTCGGATAATTACCGCCAGCGGCGAAAAGATTGTTCCAGTCGAAATCCACATAGCAGTGCGTCCGATCCGTGTAATTGAAAGCGAGAGCCGCTTAAGCGTATCGACCGACGATGCAATAGAGATCCGTGGTAATCTTACCATTGGTAGTGAGATTGTCAGCTCGAGCGATATTTATGTCCGTGGCTCGGTCGACGAAGGATCTTACTTGCGCTCGAAATCGGATATTCATGTCCGTGGTGAAGTGCGTGGAAGTATCCTAACCAGCGATAAAAATGTGTTAGTTCGCGGTAATGTTAGCCGTTCCGAGATTTCGGCTCAGGAAAACGTTATCATCGAAGGAGCGGTGAATAAATCGCAGCTATCAGGCGACCGGGTTACTGCCGATTCTGCTTTTGGTACGCGAATTGTCGCAAATCATTCGGTAACATTAAAAAATATCGATTCCGACGAAGACCGCGTCATCAGTTCTATTGTAGTGGGAATGAGGGATTTTTATCAGGCGCGGATCGACGAAAACACCAGATTCATCGAAAAGGCAATTGAAACTCTCACGCAGTTAACCGATTTGTTTGGCGAAGAAACAGTCGAACGCGTCGCTATGAATACAATCCAGATTTATTTTATCAAACATATCGCAACTTTGAAGCATCGACCCGGTTGGGAGCCGCTCGACCGCAATGAGTTAACAAATCGCCGCAAACTACTGGAAGCGGTTCCATTAACGAAAATTGCGCTTAACGCGCGTAGAAAAGAGAATATGGAGTTGAAAGCGCGATTGGAAAGCTCACAACAGGAGGGCGAAGCCTTAGTCACGGTTACCGAGCGCATTGGCGCTGGAACGCAGCTATCAATCGGCGGAAACCGGCAGAAAATCGAAACACCTCAGGTAGGAAGATCGACATTTCATTAGAATGAACGGCAAGAAAAAAAACAGGGTGGGCAATTTGCCCACCCTGTCTCATATCCGATAGTTGTGCCTACTTAGCAACCACCATCTTGCGGACTGCGTAGAAATCGTTCACGCGGATCTGATAGAAATAAACCCCTGCGGAAAGCTTCGTTGCATCAAACGAGATGCGATAGCTGTTCGCCGGGTAGTTTCCATTGACCAAGGTGGCAACTTCACGACCGGTAATGTCAAATACCTTTAAGGTAACAAGACCGGCTTCCTTCACTGCATAACGAATTTCCGTCGTTGGATTGAACGGATTCGGCATATTCTGCTCGAGTGCATACTCGGTCGGAACAACACCGCGGGCACCCGCCGCCGGAGTCGCATTGACTACGATCGGATGAAGCGCTTCAATACCATTCAAATCGACATCGGCGATCCGGTAGTAATAGGTCACACCATTCTGAACACGGGTATCGACATATCGATAACTGTGCGTCGTTTGGTTGTTACCCATTCCTTCCACCACACCAACTAATTCACCGCGGTCTGCCGCATTCAACGAACGATAGACGCGGAAGAAGTCGTTATTGGTTTCCGTTTCAGTACGCCAGTTTAATATAACTTGTTGATCGGCGGGAGATGCCGTGAACGCACTCAGCTCAACTGGCAAGATTCCGCCATTCCCTAACGACCACAGCGAGAAATGGTTCAAATTACGAATTAGCATTTCATAAACACCACCACCTAAATCGAAAATAGTACCGGCGACTTTGGTCCAAGTTGTACCGCCGTCGTTTGAGTAAGCTGCTTCAATCGGTGGCACCGCTGTCATCGGGTCGGTGATACCAGCCGGCAAGTCGTCGATGGTAAAGCGTAACCGCAATGAGGCATCTTCAAAGTTCTCAGTAGAAGCTTGAATGTCCCAGAATCGGCGGATCGTATTATCAATCGGTAAATCAGCTGGATAAGACGCCGGAAGTTCATACATCACTGTTACAGTGACCGTACCGGGGTTCGTGTTAGCGCCGCCCTGAGCCGGGAAGTTCACAACCACTGGAGGTAAGCCACCGGTTTCAGGATCAGCTGGCGGTGTAAATACGTATGGAGCGGGGCTGCCTTCGCCATTCGGATTGTTACCGACAACTTCACTCTGAGTACGGGCATCAATAACGATGTTATCCAGGAAGATATCGGGACCGTAACGGTTGATTCCTTCAAACTTCACGAGTACCTGCGATTGTCCTGATGTACTTGCCGGCAACAGTAGTGTCGTATCGCGCCAGCCAGTGGGGTTGTTGTTATCGGTGGTACGCGATGCAAGTCCGGCATAACCTTCATAGAAGATTTCCGACCAAGTCACACCATTATCCGGGCTAACCCAAACGCGAAGTGAATCGCGATAGGACGAGTTATACAGATAACTCCACTCAAATGTTACTTCTCCCGTAGCAACGTTGGAGAAGTCCATCGGCGGACTAATCAAGTAGTCGGATTGCGGATAACTGTTGTATGACCAGAAGTTGATGCGAGCGCTCTTGTTCGCAAGGTAAGTATGCGAAACCCAAGTCTTGTTCGCATCAGGGTTGACAATTGACCAATCAGCCGGTGGCCAACTCGCGCCTTCAAAATTCTGGGTGACCGGTAGTGCAACATTGTTCAAGGTCGTTCCCGACGCGGAAGCCGAGAAAACGGTCTCAACAAGGTTCGCATTACGGGCAACCACTGCAAACTCATAGGCCGTGTTTGCTGTCAAACTGTTCACTACAGCAGTTCCCCACGTCGCAAGCGTCTGCCAAATGGGGCTTGAACCTAACGTGCCAGTAGCCTGCACCCACGTACCAGTCGTAACGCAATGGATTGCGTAAGTCGTAGCTGCCGGATTTGGATTCGTCGGATGGTTGGCGGGAGTTACGGAAATGGAAGTAACGCCAGGCGTTCCGACCACCGGAGTACCCGGAACCGATGCCAATGTCATATTCGCTGCTGTCGCAAAACCGCTCGAATAGAACAATTCATCGACGCCCATCGTCTTACCATTATTATCCTCGGTAAGATTACGCCAGTAACCCTTTGCCGCTTTCATCGCAACCGGCACTTGTTCGATAATCTTCTTTCCGTCTTTACCGGTTGTAATCGAGGTTTCGTAAACCGGAACGGCTTCGGAAGTTTCGATCCATTCACTGCGAATGATACCGGTATTGCCTTTGCCGCCATTCTTCATAATGGTGTTATCATTTATCGCGTAAACACGAACGGCGTAGGTAGTGTTCGGGGTTAATCCGGTAATAGTTACGTTGTAAGCATCACCGGTACCGGGAATCGTCGTGGAGGCTGTTTGCGCCGCATACGGAGCGACCGTAGGATCGAATCCACCGCCAAATGCGCCTTCTGCTACATACACGTTGAAGAAGTCTTCATTCGTTGAATTATCGACCCAACCGACATCAAAGAATGTCGTTCCGAGATTGGCAGTAGAACCGGTATTCGGACCGTTGGGGGCGTCCGGAGCTACCGTTGTGAACATCATTACATCGCTGGTAAAATCAGACCGGCTCGCATAATGATGTACAGTATACCAATAGTAGGTCATTCCCGGAGCCAATGTCGGAACGTAGCTTGAGCCGACTTGCGCTAATGCACCAACAGACGGCGGATTGCTCGTTCCATAATAAACATCAAACGTAGTTTGACCCGGGGCATTCCAACTGAAGGTAGTCGATCCGGGATCCAAATTCACCGCACCATTTGCAGGTGCGTAGCCATAGGGATCCGGTGGCGTAGTTAGTACTTGAATTTCGGTGTTGGCTGCAACAGTACCACCGCCGTATAGGGCGTTAATCGTAGCGGTTGAGTTTGTAACAAGATTCAAGTAAGTCTGACCGGTCGACGTCGCATGATTGACAAAGCCAACCCGTGGACCAGAGATGTAATTAGAAAGTGTTGCATAACCGGTCGGGAACAAATTGTAACGGAAAGTTACTCCACCGGTCGTATGATTCAACACACATTGGAACTGGTAGTTAGTACCGGCTGACCAGTTATAATTCATCCAGTTATACCAAGTAAAAGTCGTGGTATGGTTCACTGCATCGTACTTCGTGAAAATCTGCGCGCCTACCGGGCGGGCAGCCGTTCCACCCATATCCCGACCCCACACGTTAATCCCACGTAACACAGTGGAGTAGGTCATTGGGTTTAATGTGCTGGCGAACACGATATTTCCATTGGTTCCGATACCAACCGTGGCACCATTGGGAACGGTATAGTTACAGAATGGGAACGCTTCCGGCATCGTGAAGGTAAATAGACCGTCATCGGTTGTGCCTGACAACAGTGTGTACGAGATTTCGGTATGACCGTTCGCTACCGGGTCATCCCATTGATATGCGATGGGTGCCGGTACTTGTTGTGTTGTATAAATGTAATCGTAGAACAACGCTACGGAAGTGGTTCTTGTTGCCGTGCGAAAAATACCGGGATCATTGGCAGATGTTGCAGTGATAACAAACGCATCAGAGTTACCAACGAGAGCATCGCCCGGTGATGTAACTTTCACGTAGGCATTGAAAATCTGACCACTAACTAAGTCATCAGCGCTCGAGATTGCTGAACCGTTGATTGCATCGTAAATGCCGGTAGTCCACGCATTACCTGACAGCGATAAACTGTAGCTATCGGTTTGGAGACCAGCATTGGCCACAGAAATTTGGTACCATGCATTCGCACCGGCACTAATACTTTGATTTGCTGTTATCGGTGTTACCTCGACGTCATAAGGTAACGGACCATGGATACGAATATTCGCCCGGCTAGTCGTTGTAAACATCGCTGTGGTTGCAAGAACCGCCGATGTCGTACTGGTGTAGTACCGGGTCATGTTGGTTGGCGAAGTAGAAGTATATCGCCAGTTTAAGGTAGCCGGACCTGCGGATGTACGCAAAAACCGCGTCAACACCAAGAGATTTTCGCCGGATTCCGTGTTGTAAGGAAAATTAGTCTGGTTAAACACAAAGGATTGATAACCGGTGGTCGCGTTGTACTGCTGTGTTGTCGAAGAGTACACAAGAGTCGCACCAGTCAAATAAGTTCCCCAGTTTTCAGCGGTTGCTAAATTCGCCCGGGTGGTAGTGGCTAACCATATTTCAAGCGCGCAGTTTCCAGTGTAACCGCTGCCGGAATAAATATCCCAGTCCAACCGATCAATTTCGTTGTTGAAATGGTTGCCACCGTTATTCGCTTGAATTTCCGCGGCGGTCAAAATCGTCGCGTTCGCTTGATGGTAGGTGGTACTCGTTTGGATGTAACCGGGACCCGTTAGCGTAGTGCCTAACGCACTTGCCGGGTTTCCGATTACAACCGTTTGTGCAAATGCTGACGCAGCAAACGCCAGTATCAGCAAGATCAGATACAATTTCTTCATACCGTACTCCTTGAGTAGGTTGTTTGGATTACAGATTGATAAGTGATTTCAGAAACCTGATTCGAGAGCGTGCAAGGTGTAGTCAGTCAAGTTTCGCTGGTAATGAAACTTTTAGGTTATCCACAGATAAAAGTCATAACTCACTTCAACGGAGTCAACCGTCGAGCTTTTCCGAAGATGTGTGTATGATTATAGCTATGTCAAGAAGAAATGAGGAATTTCGATTTTTCTTTCACGACTTGCACACTGTTCATCGCTGGCAGATTGCCTTTCGATTTGTTGGAATGAATCGAGAAACGGGCAAGAATGATTAGAAACAATAGCACTTTTCGCGTTTTTTGTTCCTTTTCTGAGTACAGTCGGTTTATGAACCATAGGTAAATCGTTACGAATAGGAGTATTACCTCCAAGAGTGAGAACGGTTGTTTTGCCTATAAACAAAACAGGCGGACTCGCGTCCGCCTGTTTCATCGATTTGGATTTAACCAAAAACTTGCGACTTACTTGGCAACCACCATTTTACGTACCGAGTAGTAATCATTCACCCGAAGTTGATAGAAGTAGACTCCGGTTGAAAGTGTTGCAGCGTCGAAAGTGATTTCGTAGGAATTTGCCGGTTGGTGACCATTCACCAATGTCGCAACTTCACGACCTGTCACATCAAAGACCTTCAACGAAACCAATCCAGCGTCCTTGACTGCATAACGAATCGCAGTGGTTGGGTTGAATGGATTCGGGAAGTTTTGTTCCAAGGCATATTCCGTTGGGATACGGCCGTTTGCATTGGCAGTCGGGGTTGCATCCACGATGGTCGGGTGCAATGCTTCGATGCCGTTCAAATCAACGTCGGCAAGACGATAATAATAGGTGACACCATTAACGACCCGACTATCGACGAAACGATAGTTATGGGCGGTTTGGTTGTTACCCATACCGTCTACCACACCAATCAATTCACCGCGAACATCGGCACTTTCCGAACGATAAATGCGGAAGAAGTCGTTGTTGGTTTCCGATTCGGTGCGCCAATTCAATGTCACTTGACGATCCGCCACAGCAGCGGTAAATGCACTGAGTTCCACCGGCAACACGCCGCCATTACCCAATGACCAAAGCGAGAAGTGGTTCAAGCCGGTGATGAGCATTTCATAAACGCCACCGCCTAAATCCAATATGGTACCCGCGACGCGAATCCATGTATTGCCGCCATCGATGGAATATGCCGCTTCAATCGGGGGAGCAGCAGTTAATGGATCGACAATTCCGGCGGGAAGATCGGCGAGTGTAAAGCGCAACCGAAGTGTTGCGTTCTCAAAATTCTCGCTTGATGCTTGGATATCCCAGAATCGGTGGATTGTATTCGCCATCGGCATCTCTGCCAAGTTGTGATCCGGTAACTCGTGCAAGACGTTTACCGTAACTGCACCGGGATTGCCATTGGCACCGGTTTGTTCCGGGAACGAAATCACAACAGGCGGTAAATCGCCCGTTTGGGGATCCGCCGGAGGCGTAAAGGTAAACGGTTGTTGGCTACCTTCCCCATTTGGATTGTTCCCAATGGCGGCTGTTTCGTACACCTTCACCAATATACTGTCGATGTAATCGTCATCGCCGTAATCATTGTAAGACACAAAGCGAATACGGACATCAGACTGATGCGCAGCTTCCGGCGGTAAAAATGCCGAACGCCATACCGGATCGTCAGCAGATTGTGAGGTCGTGCGCGTTACCATGGTAGCGCCGCCGTCATTCCAAATCACAAACGGCCACGTTGAGCCGCCGTCGATTGATACTTCGACGCGAAGCGAATCGGCATAGCCCGGATAAATGTTATAGCTCTGTAAGAACGTCAATTCGGCAGATGAAACAGTCGCCATCGAGAAAGAAGGCGAGTTCAAGTAGTCGAGTTGACCATTGACATTGTAAGAATAATGCGGTACGCCAGCCCAGTTATTGCCTGCGAAGTTGTACAATGCCCAAGTCAAACCGGCATCGGGGTTGGTAACTGACCAGCCAAACGCGCCGGTCTCAAAATCTTCAAACAACAAGCCGGGGCTTTCCAACGTCGAACCATCGGCAGTGCTGGAGAATCCTGTCACAACACCAGCGCCGTTTTTCGCTTGGGTAACAAAAGTATATGTGGTTAATGGATCGAGACCACCCACCGTGACGACACCCCAAGTTGCGAGGGTCTGCCAACCGGCATTGCCTTCGATATCTAACGTTCCACCGGTCGTAACCCACATACCGGTCGTAATCTCTTTGATCCCATACACAGTGTTGTCCGGATTGGGATCACCACCATTGTTGTTTGGCGTAACGTCCAATGAACCACGGGTTGGATTGTCTACAACCGGAGCGTCAGGTGTATTCGCCAATGTCCAACCATTAGCGGCGGCAAATCCGGTTGACGTTCCACCAGGACCAGTCGCATAAACGCGCGCCCAGTAGTGGGTATTCACTGCCAATCCATTCAATGTCAATGCGTAAGAACCGGTGCCAGCTTGCGCTGGGAGATCAGCTGCAAACACGAAATCAGTGCCATTGAGTGAAGTGTGAAGCGGGAAAACGGTTTCGTCTTCGGAGTTGTCGACAAAACTACCCGTTAAACTGCTCGTCGTTGCACCAGTAATTGCACCGGCGGTCGGTGCATTTGGGGCTGCTCCAGCCGCAGTAGTAAAATGCCAAATCGGACCTGGATTGGTGGAGGCACCATTACTGGCAACGATTTGCCAATAGTAATCGGTAAGTGGAGATAAGTTTTCGACAATAGAGAAACTTGTTCCCGCTTGATCGTCAGACCGTAATATTGTCGGCGTGGCGTCGGTACCAAAATAAACATCGTACATCGTTGCGCCATTAGCGGCATTCCAACCTAACACACAGTTGTTAATGGCAATACCGGTTGCATCATGCGACGGCGACGGATTGCTCGGCTGACCTAATGTGTAGTAGTAAATCGCGGTACCAATGCCAGCGGTTCCGCCATAAGGCAGATTAATCGAACCATTGGCATTCTTGATTCCAACCAAGCCCGGGGTCGTTGCTGCCGTACCGGCAATGTTCCGGTACTGAATTTTTACTCCGCCATCAGCATATAGAATCACTTGTGCGGAAATTCGGTTCGCCGTCGCAGAACCGGAGTAAATCTGTAAACTGTCGTACGTGATAACGAATCGGGTCGGACTGGATAAGGTCTCGTACCGCACGACCGTACCACCACGACCGGCATGCATATCGCGGGTCCAGAAGTTTACCGAAGTTGTGGGAAGTGAACCGGACATGGAAAATCCGCTCCATCCCGTAGAAGCGGCACCAAACGTGATGAAGCCGTTTGTATGAGCGTAGGTCGAAGTATAGTTTGTTCCGTAGAAACTGAAGGTGAATCCAATCGGAACGTTGGTATTGCCATCGTCGGCATCGCCAAAGGTAACATTGGTCGCAGCACCGGAAGGCGTTTCCCACGCATACACAGCACCACTGGCTTGATCAACATAACGATAACCAAAGCCATCGGGACCGCCGGTTAAATCAACATGGGAAACCCCAGTCGAACCGATCGGGCGCGAGATATTTGTTTGGTTGAAAAAGCCGTCTTTTTCGGCTGGTGTTATCGTTTCTCCGTTCGCGATACGATTGCTAATCGAACTCAGCTCTGCTTTACTGAGTGGAGCGGCAAAAGCGACACTGGCAAACAAACTAACAACCAGCATTATGAGTACACTGGAACGAATTGTCATATCTTCTCCTGTTTTTTCTAACGACAAAAGCGTAAGAAGTCACACAAACAACCTTGCATGGGATTTCCCATGCAGATTTGAGTTGTGAAATTATACTGGATTGTACGGGAAATAGTGTATCGTTGCAAGGAGTAATTATTCATTTGCAAAAATAGTTCTTTCCCAAACACGCCATTTATGTATTCTCCGTCACAATATCTATCAAACATTCCAACATAACTTTCGATAGAATTACCAATCATACAAATTGATGCAAGATTGGATTTGGATTGCTTACCATCACTCTGTGAGTCAATCCCGTTTTTCTGTTGATATAGCTACTGTGTAGCCTCTAAAAATATCACTCTATTTGCTTTTTGTGAATATTCCGGCCTGTGTGCAATTCAAAACTATTCGTTAGTAACTTTAAATCGTCCGAGATAGACTTTGGTATCGTACTGCAATTCTATTTCACCATTATCAGAATGGTCTGAAAAGTCAATCGCTAATTGCTTGAGCAGTGGCTCTAATAGTGGATCTCCGGGAAGCGGTACATAGCTTGAAGAAAGTATCCTGCCGACCAAACCATCCCAGTTGAGGGTTTGCCGATATGGGAGCTGAAAATAACGATATGGTGCGGCTTTGTTGTTGCTTGGTTGAGACTCGCTCAATTGGAAAAATTCTCGTAAAGTTCCTTCGTCAATATGACGGTGATCGACATTCTGATACTCGGGAGCAAAATTATGGAGTAACCGTTCATAGGCTTCCAAAAAGGG
The nucleotide sequence above comes from bacterium. Encoded proteins:
- a CDS encoding FapA family protein → TKVDRIEQADGFQAVFRMYRIPIERGEPLIRFLPAIGPDGFEYPEMSAEVDIFLLDGFEQLIAAGKVIDIALNAGIQKRYLNFDACHDYTKQCIAERKAIRGAVVASGKFPDPGADAVVEFFFPAEPEPGQLDRYYSSRRISNGSYICRKTHPKQGKNPGYNVKGEMIRPATGMDVELIAGDGAEVTPLSWSVTATRDGVVEIHRKNRRIITASGEKIVPVEIHIAVRPIRVIESESRLSVSTDDAIEIRGNLTIGSEIVSSSDIYVRGSVDEGSYLRSKSDIHVRGEVRGSILTSDKNVLVRGNVSRSEISAQENVIIEGAVNKSQLSGDRVTADSAFGTRIVANHSVTLKNIDSDEDRVISSIVVGMRDFYQARIDENTRFIEKAIETLTQLTDLFGEETVERVAMNTIQIYFIKHIATLKHRPGWEPLDRNELTNRRKLLEAVPLTKIALNARRKENMELKARLESSQQEGEALVTVTERIGAGTQLSIGGNRQKIETPQVGRSTFH
- a CDS encoding T9SS type A sorting domain-containing protein, with amino-acid sequence MKKLYLILLILAFAASAFAQTVVIGNPASALGTTLTGPGYIQTSTTYHQANATILTAAEIQANNGGNHFNNEIDRLDWDIYSGSGYTGNCALEIWLATTTRANLATAENWGTYLTGATLVYSSTTQQYNATTGYQSFVFNQTNFPYNTESGENLLVLTRFLRTSAGPATLNWRYTSTSPTNMTRYYTSTTSAVLATTAMFTTTSRANIRIHGPLPYDVEVTPITANQSISAGANAWYQISVANAGLQTDSYSLSLSGNAWTTGIYDAINGSAISSADDLVSGQIFNAYVKVTSPGDALVGNSDAFVITATSANDPGIFRTATRTTSVALFYDYIYTTQQVPAPIAYQWDDPVANGHTEISYTLLSGTTDDGLFTFTMPEAFPFCNYTVPNGATVGIGTNGNIVFASTLNPMTYSTVLRGINVWGRDMGGTAARPVGAQIFTKYDAVNHTTTFTWYNWMNYNWSAGTNYQFQCVLNHTTGGVTFRYNLFPTGYATLSNYISGPRVGFVNHATSTGQTYLNLVTNSTATINALYGGGTVAANTEIQVLTTPPDPYGYAPANGAVNLDPGSTTFSWNAPGQTTFDVYYGTSNPPSVGALAQVGSSYVPTLAPGMTYYWYTVHHYASRSDFTSDVMMFTTVAPDAPNGPNTGSTANLGTTFFDVGWVDNSTNEDFFNVYVAEGAFGGGFDPTVAPYAAQTASTTIPGTGDAYNVTITGLTPNTTYAVRVYAINDNTIMKNGGKGNTGIIRSEWIETSEAVPVYETSITTGKDGKKIIEQVPVAMKAAKGYWRNLTEDNNGKTMGVDELFYSSGFATAANMTLASVPGTPVVGTPGVTSISVTPANHPTNPNPAATTYAIHCVTTGTWVQATGTLGSSPIWQTLATWGTAVVNSLTANTAYEFAVVARNANLVETVFSASASGTTLNNVALPVTQNFEGASWPPADWSIVNPDANKTWVSHTYLANKSARINFWSYNSYPQSDYLISPPMDFSNVATGEVTFEWSYLYNSSYRDSLRVWVSPDNGVTWSEIFYEGYAGLASRTTDNNNPTGWRDTTLLLPASTSGQSQVLVKFEGINRYGPDIFLDNIVIDARTQSEVVGNNPNGEGSPAPYVFTPPADPETGGLPPVVVNFPAQGGANTNPGTVTVTVMYELPASYPADLPIDNTIRRFWDIQASTENFEDASLRLRFTIDDLPAGITDPMTAVPPIEAAYSNDGGTTWTKVAGTIFDLGGGVYEMLIRNLNHFSLWSLGNGGILPVELSAFTASPADQQVILNWRTETETNNDFFRVYRSLNAADRGELVGVVEGMGNNQTTHSYRYVDTRVQNGVTYYYRIADVDLNGIEALHPIVVNATPAAGARGVVPTEYALEQNMPNPFNPTTEIRYAVKEAGLVTLKVFDITGREVATLVNGNYPANSYRISFDATKLSAGVYFYQIRVNDFYAVRKMVVAK
- a CDS encoding T9SS type A sorting domain-containing protein, which encodes MTIRSSVLIMLVVSLFASVAFAAPLSKAELSSISNRIANGETITPAEKDGFFNQTNISRPIGSTGVSHVDLTGGPDGFGYRYVDQASGAVYAWETPSGAATNVTFGDADDGNTNVPIGFTFSFYGTNYTSTYAHTNGFITFGAASTGWSGFSMSGSLPTTSVNFWTRDMHAGRGGTVVRYETLSSPTRFVITYDSLQIYSGSATANRISAQVILYADGGVKIQYRNIAGTAATTPGLVGIKNANGSINLPYGGTAGIGTAIYYYTLGQPSNPSPSHDATGIAINNCVLGWNAANGATMYDVYFGTDATPTILRSDDQAGTSFSIVENLSPLTDYYWQIVASNGASTNPGPIWHFTTAAGAAPNAPTAGAITGATTSSLTGSFVDNSEDETVFPLHTSLNGTDFVFAADLPAQAGTGSYALTLNGLAVNTHYWARVYATGPGGTSTGFAAANGWTLANTPDAPVVDNPTRGSLDVTPNNNGGDPNPDNTVYGIKEITTGMWVTTGGTLDIEGNAGWQTLATWGVVTVGGLDPLTTYTFVTQAKNGAGVVTGFSSTADGSTLESPGLLFEDFETGAFGWSVTNPDAGLTWALYNFAGNNWAGVPHYSYNVNGQLDYLNSPSFSMATVSSAELTFLQSYNIYPGYADSLRVEVSIDGGSTWPFVIWNDGGATMVTRTTSQSADDPVWRSAFLPPEAAHQSDVRIRFVSYNDYGDDDYIDSILVKVYETAAIGNNPNGEGSQQPFTFTPPADPQTGDLPPVVISFPEQTGANGNPGAVTVNVLHELPDHNLAEMPMANTIHRFWDIQASSENFENATLRLRFTLADLPAGIVDPLTAAPPIEAAYSIDGGNTWIRVAGTILDLGGGVYEMLITGLNHFSLWSLGNGGVLPVELSAFTAAVADRQVTLNWRTESETNNDFFRIYRSESADVRGELIGVVDGMGNNQTAHNYRFVDSRVVNGVTYYYRLADVDLNGIEALHPTIVDATPTANANGRIPTEYALEQNFPNPFNPTTAIRYAVKDAGLVSLKVFDVTGREVATLVNGHQPANSYEITFDAATLSTGVYFYQLRVNDYYSVRKMVVAK